One Pyrus communis chromosome 13, drPyrComm1.1, whole genome shotgun sequence genomic window carries:
- the LOC137713538 gene encoding uncharacterized protein, producing MSTMRLKHLSSIANDVVQKCALKLETPVDKLVEEFETTRKTDETVPVGANNNSNSYGRKLVEFCSAKALQSSDMCKTIEEKIANGYFSRFTFDMMLAWEMPTSADEESFEECIAKEKEEKKLPGKFRSEQDDVPLFYSDLMPLLVDNEKDVGEDAFVWMGSLVPLVTDVVNGRFTFETLTASTGNRLHFPSYDKYLKEIDRCIKHLVKHAKPKGAELADDEFILHVEGTASTQRVVRHIGGTSWPGRLTLTNYALYFEASGVLTYEDALKIHLTKDVEQTVKPASTGPWGAPLFDKAIIYESPELSEGIVLEFPEITSSTRRDHWLALSKEIMLMHRFLAKYEINCPIQAWEMHSRTILEITRLHAAREMLRISPPPPTRFLIFSLFDEIPKGDYVLEELAESLKKGNSGHPCSASSILRSMNLSESMIISSLGQETEAGRSESATPTPSGQVEDSSLLETAINQAREEEKEMAIAKATTKEFKEEGISESATTFLELLRPLRNSVPWFEEVLAWERPSTTLTVVAVALIVTYQEWVGKAIAAFFISLVAKMVRARRQRLDIKCNEIVVCTASDQSTIESIVSAQHGMQTVHEMVQIANVSILKLWSIYISKARKHANAAMALLSAIAIFLAVVPVKFIIMAAIVCCFSSTLASRTGMSKGENQSNRRLREWWDSIPVIPVRVVETRESKTD from the exons ATGTCCACAATGAGGTTGAAGCATCTGTCCTCCATTGCAAACGACGTCGTTCAAAAATGCGCTTT GAAACTGGAAACTCCGGTGGATAAATTGGTGGAGGAATTTGAAACTACAAGGAAGACGGATGAAACGGTGCCGGTTGGTGCTAATAACAACAGTAATAGTTATGGGAGGAAATTGGTAGAATTTTGCAGTGCCAAGGCTCTGCAGAGTAGTGACATGTGCAAAACCATTGAGGAAAAGATTGCCAATGGATATTTTAGCCGCTTCACTTTCGACATGATGCTCGCTTGGGAGATGCCTACCTCCGCCGACGAAGAATCTTTTGAG GAGTGCATAgcgaaggagaaagaagagaaaaaattaCCTGGAAAATTTCGTTCGGAGCAAGATGACGTCCCTTTGTTCTATTCAGACCTCATGCCACTTCTT GTTGATAACGAGAAAGATGTTGGAGAAGATGCATTTGTTTGGATGGGGTCGCTGGTTCCACTAGTTACAGATGTTGTCAATGGGAGATTTACCTTTGAAACTTTAACGGCGTCTACAGGAAACCGGCTCCATTTTCCATCCTATGACAAATATTTAAAGGAAATTGATAG ATGTATAAAACATTTGGTAAAACATGCAAAACCGAAGGGTGCGGAGCTTGCAGATGACGAATTCATTTTACACGTCGAGGGAACTGCTAGCACACAGCGAGTAGTGCGCCACATTGGAGGAACAAGTTGGCCTG GTAGGCTTACATTAACAAATTACGCACTCTATTTCGAGGCTTCTGGAGTATTAACGTATGAAGATGCTCTTAAAATACACCTTACAAAGGATGTGGAGCAAACGGTGAAGCCAGCCTCAACAGGGCCATGGGGTGCTCCACTTTTTGACAAGGCTATAATTTACGAGTCTCCTGAATT ATCAGAGGGGATTGTTCTGGAGTTCCCTGAGATAACAAGCTCTACAAGGCGTGACCATTGGCTTGCCCTCTCCAAGGAGATTATGCTGATGCATCGTTTCCTAGCAAAGTATGAGATAAATTGTCCGATACAAGCATGGGAGATGCATTCAAGGACAATCCTAGAAATAACAAGGCTCCATGCAGCAAGAGAAATGCTGAGAATATCACCCCCTCCACCAACaagattcttaattttttctttgttcGATGAGATACCGAAGGGAGATTATGTCCTGGAAGAGCTTGCAGAGAGTCTTAAAAAGGGAAACAGCGGGCATCCATGTAGTGCTAGTTCAATCCTAAGGAGCATGAACTTGTCAGAGTCAATGATCATCTCAAGTTTAGGTCAAGAGACAGAAGCAGGCCGCAGCGAAAGTGCAACCCCAACTCCAAGCGGTCAAGTCGAAGACAGTTCCTTACTAGAAACAGCAATTAATCAagcaagagaggaagaaaaggaaatgGCTATTGCCAAAGCTACCACAAAGGAATTTAAAGAGGAGGGAATCAGTGAAAGTGCTACTACCTTTTTG GAGCTACTAAGGCCCCTTAGGAATTCAGTGCCTTGGTTTGAAGAAGTACTCGCATGGGAAAGACCGTCAACCACTCTCACGGTGGTTGCTGTGGCTTTAATAGTCACCTATCA GGAGTGGGTTGGCAAAGCAATAGCCGCTTTCTTCATTTCGCTTGTTGCGAAGATGGTTAGAGCAAGACGGCAAAGACTTGATATAAAATGCAATGAGATAGTCGTGTGCACCGCCTCGGACCAGAGTACAATAGAAAGCATAGTGTCTGCTCAACATGGAATGCAAACTGTGCATGAGATGGTGCAGATAGCAAATGTTTCGATATTGAAGTTGTGGTCCATATATATTTCGAAGGCTCGCAAG CATGCAAATGCGGCGATGGCGTTGTTGAGTGCGATCGCAATATTTTTGGCGGTGGTTCCGGTGAAGTTCATTATAATGGCAGCCATAGTTTGTTGCTTCTCTTCGACATTGGCATCAAGAACAGGTATGAGTAAGGGGGAGAACCAAAGCAACAGACGACTAAGAGAATGGTGGGATTCAATTCCAGTCATTCCTGTCCGTGTTGTCGAGACTCGAGAGTCCAAGACAGACTAA
- the LOC137713328 gene encoding FH protein interacting protein FIP2-like, giving the protein MTKDSDSSSLIRLNVGGKKFCTTIDTLTHREPDSMLAAMFSGRHSLCQDAEKGYVFLDRDGKHFRHILNWLRDGVVPTLKDSIYSELLREAEYYQLLGLMDGINAVLNKKREYEELDTELTRTDIIKCIQSDKVRFRGVNLSGLDLSKLDLSFVDFSYACLKNVFFSRANLQCAKFKDADAEGAIFHNATLRECEFTGANLRGALLPGADLKSANLQDACLIDSSFCQADLRSAHLQNADLTNANLEGAILEGANLKGAKLSNTNLKDANLQRAYLRQVNLRDTHLEGAKLDGANLLGAAR; this is encoded by the exons ATGACGAAGGACTCCGATTCCTCCTCTCTGATTCGCCTTAACGTCG GAGGAAAGAAATTTTGTACTACTATTGATACTTTGACTCATCGTGAGCCCGATTCAATGCTTGCTGCAATGTTCAGCGGTCGCCATAGTCTATGTCAAGATGCCGAAAAG GGATATGTGTTTCTAGATAGGGATGGCAAACATTTTCGGCACATCCTTAATTGGTTGAGAGATGGCGTTGTTCCCACATTAAAAGATTCAATATATTCAGAACTACTTAGAGAGGCTGAATACTATCAACTTCTT GGGCTGATGGATGGAATAAATGCTGTTCTAAATAAGAAGAGGGAGTATGAAGAGTTAGATACAGAACTAACACGTACTGATATCATCAAGTGTATACAGTCTGACAAAGTGCGGTTTCGAGGTGTCAATCTTTCTGGCCTTGACCTTTCCAAATTG GACTTGTCATTTGTTGACTTCAGCTATGCATGTTTGAAAAACGTCTTTTTTTCACGTGCAAATCTTCAGTGTGCTAAGTTCAAG GATGCCGATGCTGAGGGTGCCATCTTTCACAATGCAACTTTGCGGGA ATGTGAATTTACTGGGGCAAATCTCCGTGGAGCTTTGTTGCCTGGTGCTGATCTTAAGAGTGCAAATCTACAAG ATGCATGCTTGATCGATTCTAGCTTCTGCCAGGCAGACCTGCGTTCTGCACATCTGCAG AATGCTGATCTTACAAATGCCAATTTAGAGGGAGCTATTCTGGAAGGAGCAAATTTGAAG GGTGCCAAGTTGAGTAATACCAATTTGAAGGATGCAAACCTTCAACGAGCTTATTTACGTCAAGTGAATCTTCGAGATACG CATTTGGAAGGTGCAAAGCTTGATGGTGCAAATTTGCTTGGAGCAGCCAGATGA
- the LOC137712518 gene encoding protein VAPYRIN-like, giving the protein MDRLISLEPSNFVAIRIEPGQKCYGQLTLRNVMYTMPVAFRLQPLIKNRYTVKPQSGIISPLEKLTVEIVYHLPPGSSLPDSFPYCNDSFLLHSVVVPGAAIKDSSSTFDAVPNNWFTTKKKQVFIDSGVKIMFVGSPILAQLVSDGLMDDIREVLEKSETSWRAADFVDSEGQSLLHLAVAQGRPDLVQLLLEFEPDVEAQSRSGSTPLEAAASKGEALIVELLLARRASTERSESSTWGPIHLAAGGGHVEVLRLLIIKGANVDALTKDGSTALHLAVEERRRDCARLLLASGAKAEVRDCRDGDTPLHIAASMGDEYMVKLLLQKGANKDIRNFAGLTAFDVASENGHTRLFDALRLGDSLCIAARKGEVRTIVRLLETGATINGRDQHGWTALHRACFKGNIEVVRTLLEKGVDVDAKDEDGYTALHCAVESGHADVIEMLVKKGADAEARTNKGVTAMKIAESLHYAGITRILIYGGATKDNSNMARISTQASIAFGKKSKGLEEEIIKGGMKKKKSSRARALRGSFDHSIPLAVL; this is encoded by the coding sequence atggacAGGCTCATAAGTTTGGAGCCATCAAACTTCGTTGCAATAAGGATCGAACCGGGACAGAAATGTTACGGCCAGCTCACTTTACGCAACGTTATGTACACTATGCCGGTAGCCTTCAGGCTCCAACCGCTGATCAAGAATCGTTACACGGTGAAGCCTCAGTCCGGGATCATATCTCCTCTCGAGAAGTTGACCGTAGAGATTGTTTATCACCTTCCACCGGGGTCCAGCCTCCCCGACTCCTTCCCTTACTGTAATGACTCCTTCCTTTTGCATAGCGTGGTTGTGCCCGGAGCAGCGATCAAAGACTCTTCTTCGACATTTGATGCTGTCCCAAACAACTGGTTCACCACAAAGAAGAAACAAGTGTTCATAGATAGTGGTGTCAAGATTATGTTTGTTGGTTCACCTATTTTGGCACAACTTGTGTCCGATGGTTTGATGGATGATATTCGAGAAGTGCTTGAAAAGAGTGAAACTTCATGGAGAGCTGCCGATTTCGTGGATTCTGAGGGCCAATCTTTGCTTCACTTGGCTGTTGCTCAAGGACGGCCTGACCTAGTCCAGCTACTTCTTGAATTTGAGCCTGACGTGGAGGCTCAAAGCCGATCGGGGTCTACCCCACTCGAGGCTGCAGCCTCAAAAGGAGAAGCCTTGATAGTCGAACTTCTATTGGCCCGACGTGCCAGCACTGAACGATCTGAGTCCTCCACTTGGGGCCCCATTCACCTTGCTGCCGGAGGAGGCCACGTGGAGGTTCTGAGGCTTCTTATAATCAAAGGGGCTAATGTTGATGCGCTGACTAAAGATGGTAGCACAGCTTTACACCTTGCGGTGGAGGAGCGAAGAAGGGACTGCGCAAGGCTCTTATTGGCGAGCGGGGCAAAAGCTGAAGTTCGTGATTGTAGAGATGGTGACACGCCTTTGCATATCGCAGCTAGCATGGGGGACGAGTACATGGTGAAGCTGTTGCTGCAAAAGGGTGCCAATAAAGATATCAGAAACTTTGCCGGCCTAACGGCCTTTGATGTTGCGTCGGAGAATGGACACACGAGACTATTTGATGCTCTTCGACTTGGTGATAGCTTGTGTATCGCGGCGAGGAAAGGAGAGGTGAGAACAATTGTAAGGCTGCTTGAGACAGGTGCGACGATCAATGGAAGAGACCAACATGGGTGGACTGCTCTCCATAGGGCATGTTTCAAAGGGAACATTGAAGTTGTTCGAACGCTGCTCGAAAAGGGTGTGGATGTGGATGCTAAAGATGAGGATGGATACACCGCGTTGCATTGTGCAGTGGAGTCAGGACATGCGGATGTGATTGAGATGTTGGTAAAGAAAGGAGCTGATGCTGAAGCTCGAACTAACAAAGGTGTGACCGCAATGAAGATTGCTGAGTCTTTGCACTACGCTGGGATTACTAGGATACTTATTTATGGAGGTGCAACAAAAGACAATAGTAATATGGCACGTATCTCAACCCAAGCCTCTATTGCATTTGGGAAAAAATCTAAGGGACTAGAGGAGGAGATCATCAAAGGagggatgaagaagaagaaatcgaGTCGTGCTAGAGCTCTTCGTGGGAGCTTCGACCATTCGATCCCATTGGCTGTTCTTTAG
- the LOC137712781 gene encoding dehydrin HIRD11 has translation MAGIIGKIGDALHIGGDKKDGEHTDKKGEQHTDKKDEHHKDKKEDHHKEKEGDHHKKDKGDHKDKGDKKKKKKDKKKDGHGSGSGSGSSSDSD, from the coding sequence ATGGCAGGAATCATTGGCAAGATTGGAGATGCCCTCCACATTGGAGGAGATAAGAAGGACGGCGAGCACACGGACAAGAAAGGCGAGCAGCACACGGACAAGAAGGACGAGCACCACAAGGACAAGAAAGAAGACCACCACAAGGAGAAGGAAGGCGACCACCACAAGAAAGACAAGGGCGACCACAAAGACAAAGGcgataagaaaaagaagaagaaggataagAAGAAGGATGGCCATGGGAGCGGGAGCGGCAGCGGCAGCAGCAGCGACAGCGATTGA